Proteins from a single region of Strix aluco isolate bStrAlu1 chromosome W, bStrAlu1.hap1, whole genome shotgun sequence:
- the LOC141917760 gene encoding uncharacterized protein LOC141917760, whose amino-acid sequence MTCTLSNHGHSPTTMPALAGFLLGVFGLCWNLHQAEGWVVPQPKQNIWVTLANMTHQETLCLSTANPENPFSTCLVGVPVDTWPIPQTLQAFSLCNSSKNCTDNWDGVYSHLPQVTQEPQELELLGSVIMDACVFFNYSYNTTRRGQNVNATNAAYHNSTAWCNYTSTNISRSFAVPLALPPGVFLICGDRAWGGVPSKLNGGPCSLGRLTLLTPNVSMILNMTRKHKRVPRTVHRFESSCRDNVEFWNPGQIITASILAPRVGVANALTTLNKLGCWLSKQTNTTSLALSGLLTDVDSVRHATLQNRAAIDFLLLAQGHGCEDFEGMCCMNLSDHSESIFKSIQQLKDGVRRLTEEDGLDWLTRMFKGWGLSGWLISLVKTVGVMILVIVTVLLMLPCLVSLLQRALQKTASAIFLAQIQKGGIVGGGSVSASSLTEEEFNLEEIPVYP is encoded by the coding sequence atgccggccctcgctgggttcctgctcggtgtgttcggcctgtgctggaacctgcatcaggctgaaggatgggtagttccacaacccaagcagaatatctgggtaactttggcaaacatgacacatcaagaaaccttgtgcctttctactgcgaacccggaaaatccattctccacctgtttggtgggagtgccagtagacacatggccaatcccacaaacccttcaggctttctctctttgcaactcttcaaaaaattgtacagataattgggatggtgtatatagtcaccttccacaggttacgcaagaaccccaagagctagagttgctaggctctgttataatggatgcttgtgtgttttttaattactcctataacaccacacggagagggcaaaatgtgaatgcaactaatgctgcttatcataattcaactgcttggtgcaattatacttcgactaacatctcacgatcttttgctgttcctcttgcattacctcctggtgtgtttctaatctgtggagatcgtgcctggggaggcgtcccatctaaactgaatggaggcccgtgtagcctcggacgcctcacgttattaacaccaaatgtgtcaatgattctgaatatgactcgaaaacataagcgagtcccaaggaccgttcatcggtttgaaagttcttgtcgagataacgttgaattctggaatccaggccagatcataacggcctccatattggcaccaagagttggtgttgcaaatgccttaacgactttgaataagttgggatgttggcttagcaaacagactaacactacttctttagctttaagtggccttttaactgatgttgatagtgttagacatgctactttacagaacagggctgcaattgactttttgcttttagcgcaaggacatggatgtgaagattttgaaggaatgtgttgcatgaatttgtctgaccactcagaatctatttttaaaagtatacagcAGCTGAAGGATGGTGTGAGGCGTCTAACAGAAGAGGACGGATTGGATTGGCttacaaggatgtttaaaggatggggactttctggatggttgatatctctggtcaaaactgtgggggtcatgatcttggtaattgtgactgtgcttttgatgttgccatgtcttgtcagtcttctgcaaagggccctgcagaagactgcttctgcaatatttctagcacaaatacaaaaagggggaattgtcgggggaggcagcgtgtctgcctctagtctaactgaagaagaatttaaccttgaagaaattccagtgtatccatga